In the Sphingomonas sp. LM7 genome, one interval contains:
- a CDS encoding biliverdin-producing heme oxygenase — translation MNPTHQALRAGTAEAHDRVDRAFAGFDLTDRERYAAFLRAHAEVLLPYEAALDAAGAERIAPDWALRKRGDLLREDLAFLRDAGTVAGAEPAVPVLEAGNDASLAGTLYVLEGSRLGGRFLARQVPRGFPRAYLDADQAPEKWRGLLDRLDAVLSQPGALDSALAAADRVFAAFERSAKRWSNG, via the coding sequence TTGAACCCCACGCACCAGGCATTGCGCGCCGGCACCGCCGAGGCGCACGACCGAGTCGATCGCGCCTTTGCGGGGTTCGACCTGACCGATCGGGAACGCTACGCCGCGTTCCTGCGCGCGCATGCCGAAGTGCTGCTGCCCTATGAAGCCGCGCTCGACGCGGCCGGCGCCGAGCGGATCGCCCCCGATTGGGCATTGCGCAAGCGCGGCGACCTGCTGCGCGAGGATCTGGCGTTTCTCCGCGACGCCGGCACCGTCGCGGGCGCCGAGCCCGCCGTGCCGGTGCTGGAAGCCGGCAATGATGCCAGCCTCGCCGGCACGCTCTATGTCCTCGAAGGGTCGCGGCTGGGCGGGCGCTTCCTCGCCCGGCAAGTGCCGCGCGGCTTTCCCCGCGCCTATCTGGATGCCGACCAGGCGCCCGAAAAATGGCGCGGCCTGCTCGACCGGCTCGATGCGGTCCTGTCGCAGCCGGGCGCGCTCGACTCCGCGCTCGCCGCCGCCGACCGCGTATTCGCGGCGTTCGAACGATCGGCAAAGCGCTGGTCGAACGGCTGA
- a CDS encoding peptidoglycan-binding domain-containing protein has product MAIGAAVGKGGVNDLADVIVVQHLLNDWLADTGQTVLPTTGNCGPLTIAAIEGFQVRVLGATKPDGRIDPGGRTWNALSTRAGPAPAPALSGAAWWHANQARFPNSAAIGDLVQPFRDRVTAFVAALKEAGATVKVSATSRNRTRAHLMHYSWRIANGSVAPKDAPAVPGLDIKWDHGDLASSRKAAQEMVDLFGIAFQPSLTSRHIDARAIDMTIGWAGTIQVKDRSGRPRAVSAPRSGDTNKDLHAIGATYGVIKLASDPPHWSDDGR; this is encoded by the coding sequence ATGGCGATCGGTGCAGCGGTGGGCAAAGGCGGCGTCAACGACCTCGCCGACGTGATCGTCGTCCAGCATCTGCTCAATGACTGGCTCGCCGATACCGGCCAGACGGTGCTGCCGACCACCGGCAATTGCGGTCCGCTCACCATCGCCGCGATCGAGGGATTCCAGGTGCGCGTGCTCGGCGCGACCAAGCCCGACGGCCGCATCGATCCGGGCGGGCGGACGTGGAACGCGCTCTCCACCCGCGCCGGCCCCGCGCCGGCCCCGGCGCTCAGCGGCGCGGCGTGGTGGCACGCCAATCAGGCTAGATTCCCCAACAGCGCGGCGATCGGCGATCTCGTCCAGCCGTTCCGCGACAGGGTCACCGCGTTCGTCGCTGCGCTCAAGGAAGCCGGCGCGACCGTCAAGGTGTCGGCGACTTCGCGCAACCGCACCCGCGCGCACCTGATGCACTATAGCTGGCGCATCGCGAACGGATCGGTGGCGCCGAAGGACGCACCTGCCGTCCCCGGCCTCGACATCAAATGGGACCACGGCGACCTCGCCAGCTCGCGAAAGGCCGCGCAGGAAATGGTCGACCTGTTCGGCATCGCCTTCCAGCCCTCGCTCACATCGCGACACATCGACGCGCGCGCGATCGACATGACGATCGGCTGGGCCGGCACGATCCAGGTCAAGGACAGGTCCGGCCGCCCGCGCGCGGTGTCGGCCCCGCGCTCGGGCGACACCAACAAGGATCTCCACGCGATCGGCGCGACCTATGGCGTGATCAAGCTCGCATCCGACCCGCCGCACTGGAGCGACGACGGCCGCTGA
- a CDS encoding tail fiber protein, translating to MLALPQLMAISGEFPARSGGTDSTGFTLGMIHSFAGKGGAYGAPITDGRTLPVPGNQPLMAVLGLTFGGDGMTLALPNLNGRTPVGGQQIGLSGEETLRLTYLIASTAASGAPVLGMVVAFGGNFAPTGWSVADGSMLPISANVPLYQAIGQSFGGDPVAFNLPDLDGFAVIGAGEGPGLQPIALGGRVAEPVPALALNYLINVDAAPPPVSGDGAFPQFGGWLGQVIAFAGSEVPAGWEVCNGALIEAAQNPALFDLIGTRYGGDGATFALPDLRGRVVIGG from the coding sequence ATGCTGGCGCTGCCGCAATTGATGGCGATTTCCGGCGAATTCCCCGCGCGATCGGGCGGGACGGACTCGACTGGCTTCACTCTCGGCATGATCCACAGCTTTGCGGGGAAGGGCGGGGCCTATGGCGCGCCGATCACCGACGGGCGTACGCTTCCGGTGCCCGGCAACCAGCCGCTGATGGCGGTGCTCGGGCTCACCTTTGGCGGCGACGGCATGACGCTGGCGCTGCCGAACCTGAACGGACGCACGCCGGTCGGCGGGCAACAGATCGGCCTGTCGGGCGAGGAGACGCTGCGGCTGACCTATCTGATCGCGAGCACTGCGGCGAGCGGCGCGCCCGTGCTGGGCATGGTCGTCGCGTTCGGCGGCAATTTCGCGCCGACCGGATGGTCGGTCGCCGACGGGTCGATGCTGCCGATCTCGGCGAATGTGCCGCTCTACCAGGCGATCGGCCAGAGCTTCGGCGGCGATCCGGTGGCGTTCAACCTGCCCGATCTCGACGGTTTCGCCGTGATCGGGGCGGGCGAGGGGCCGGGGCTGCAACCGATTGCGCTTGGCGGCCGCGTGGCCGAGCCGGTGCCCGCACTGGCGCTCAACTATCTGATCAATGTTGACGCCGCACCCCCGCCAGTGAGCGGCGACGGCGCCTTTCCGCAATTCGGGGGCTGGCTGGGGCAGGTGATCGCCTTTGCCGGCAGCGAGGTTCCGGCAGGCTGGGAAGTGTGCAACGGCGCGCTGATCGAGGCGGCCCAGAACCCGGCGCTCTTCGATCTGATCGGCACCCGTTATGGCGGCGACGGCGCGACCTTCGCGCTGCCCGATCTGCGCGGGCGGGTCGTGATCGGCGGCTAG
- a CDS encoding helix-turn-helix domain-containing protein — protein MDRQVRPLGEQIKHWRQQRRLSQMELALGAEISTRHLSFVETGRAQPSREMVLLLAEHLDVPLRERNAMLLGAGYAPVYSERPLDDPQLAPARRAVELVLKGHEPFPALAVDRHWHMIAANAAVAPLLEGVAGHLLEGHVNVLRLSLHPDGLAPRILNLGEWRGHLLDRLRRQAWLTSDPVLAALLDELCGYPSVEGAGQVDGFGEVVVPLRLQSSLGELRLFSTTTVFGTPRDVTLDELAIEAFFPADAATLERLGAR, from the coding sequence ATGGACAGGCAGGTTCGGCCGCTGGGCGAGCAGATCAAGCATTGGCGGCAACAGCGCCGGTTGAGCCAGATGGAGCTTGCGCTGGGGGCGGAGATATCGACCCGGCATCTGAGCTTCGTCGAGACCGGGCGTGCACAGCCTAGCCGCGAGATGGTGCTGCTGCTCGCCGAGCATCTCGACGTGCCGCTGCGCGAGCGCAATGCGATGCTGCTCGGCGCGGGCTATGCCCCGGTCTATTCGGAACGGCCGCTCGACGATCCGCAGCTGGCGCCGGCGCGGCGCGCAGTCGAGCTGGTGCTCAAGGGGCATGAACCCTTTCCGGCGCTCGCGGTGGACCGGCATTGGCACATGATCGCAGCGAACGCTGCGGTCGCGCCGCTGCTGGAGGGGGTGGCGGGGCATCTGCTGGAAGGGCATGTCAACGTGCTGCGGCTGAGCCTGCACCCCGACGGGCTGGCGCCGCGCATCCTCAACCTTGGCGAATGGCGCGGGCATCTGCTCGATCGGTTGCGGCGCCAAGCCTGGCTGACCAGCGACCCGGTGCTGGCGGCGTTGCTCGACGAGCTTTGCGGCTATCCCTCTGTAGAAGGGGCGGGGCAGGTGGACGGGTTCGGCGAAGTCGTGGTGCCGCTGCGGCTCCAGTCGTCGCTGGGCGAATTGCGCTTGTTCAGCACAACCACGGTGTTCGGTACGCCGCGCGACGTGACGCTAGACGAGCTGGCGATCGAGGCATTCTTTCCGGCCGACGCGGCAACGCTGGAGCGGCTTGGCGCCAGATGA
- the dnaJ gene encoding molecular chaperone DnaJ, translating to MTTEVDYYELLEVERTADDATLKSAYRKLAMKFHPDKNGGCKDHEAKFKAVSEAYDCLKDPQKRAAYDRFGHAAFKNGMGGGGGPGHGAQDFGAFSDIFESVFGEFMGGRGGRPNLRGADLRYDMEINLEDAYHGKTSEITVDVSGLCDTCSGTGAKPGTHAHQCKQCNGHGKVRAQQGFFMVERTCPVCHGAGEVIADPCRDCRGEGRTDKTKTLKINVPPGVDEGTRIRLSGEGEAGARGAPSGDLYIFLHVAKHAIFERQGTTLFANAPISFTTAALGGEIELPALDGETISIKIAPGTQPGREVRHRGAGMPVLQGRGRGDLVVRLDVEMPTKLTAKQRELLEEFRATETGDECPQSSGFFAKLKSALG from the coding sequence ATGACCACCGAAGTCGATTATTACGAGCTGCTCGAAGTCGAGCGCACCGCGGACGATGCGACGCTGAAATCGGCGTATCGCAAGCTCGCGATGAAATTCCATCCGGACAAGAATGGCGGGTGCAAGGATCACGAGGCCAAGTTCAAGGCCGTCAGTGAGGCCTATGACTGCCTGAAGGATCCGCAGAAGCGCGCGGCGTACGATCGCTTCGGCCATGCCGCGTTCAAGAACGGCATGGGCGGTGGCGGCGGTCCGGGCCATGGCGCGCAGGATTTCGGCGCGTTCAGCGACATCTTCGAAAGCGTGTTCGGCGAGTTCATGGGCGGGCGCGGCGGACGGCCGAACCTGCGCGGTGCCGACCTGCGTTACGACATGGAGATCAACCTCGAGGATGCCTATCACGGCAAGACGAGCGAGATCACCGTCGATGTCTCGGGCCTGTGCGATACGTGCAGCGGCACCGGCGCCAAGCCGGGGACGCATGCGCACCAGTGCAAGCAGTGCAACGGCCATGGCAAGGTGCGCGCGCAGCAGGGCTTCTTCATGGTCGAGCGGACCTGCCCGGTCTGCCACGGCGCGGGCGAAGTCATCGCCGATCCGTGCCGCGACTGCCGCGGCGAGGGGCGGACGGACAAGACCAAGACGCTCAAGATCAACGTGCCGCCCGGTGTCGACGAAGGCACCCGGATCCGGCTGAGCGGCGAAGGCGAGGCGGGTGCGCGCGGCGCGCCTTCGGGCGACCTCTATATCTTCCTCCACGTCGCCAAGCATGCGATCTTCGAGCGGCAGGGCACGACGCTGTTCGCCAATGCGCCGATCAGCTTCACCACGGCGGCGCTGGGCGGCGAGATCGAATTGCCCGCGCTCGACGGCGAGACGATTTCCATCAAGATCGCGCCGGGCACCCAGCCCGGCCGCGAAGTCCGCCATCGCGGCGCCGGCATGCCGGTGCTGCAGGGACGCGGACGCGGCGACCTGGTCGTGCGGCTCGATGTCGAGATGCCGACCAAGCTGACTGCCAAGCAGCGCGAGCTGCTCGAGGAATTCCGCGCGACCGAGACCGGGGACGAGTGCCCGCAGTCGAGCGGCTTCTTCGCCAAGCTCAAGTCGGCTTTGGGCTGA